A genome region from Conger conger chromosome 16, fConCon1.1, whole genome shotgun sequence includes the following:
- the LOC133114195 gene encoding nicotinamide N-methyltransferase-like: protein CIKGKLPAKKYYVHNIFSNFKKTENKADFNGNLEGKRVIDIGSGPTIYAIISASRCFEEIVLSDIADGNRREIEKWLKNEKGCFNWRPIIQFVCELEGRSRSPEEVERRLRKIVKQVLRCDVLLENPFHPLKVEPADCVLSSLCLEAACKDQGTYRRVLRSIAALLNPGGVLVLLGVLDQSYYREGKQTFSTLALSQSAIEEMLTDQGFTIKQVETLPATEKQKKSCDGNAFFYLFAQKK from the exons tgcattaaaggAAAACTGCCGGCGAAGAAGTACTATGTCCACAACATTTTTTCAAACTTTAAGAAAACCGAAAATAAGGCAGATTTCAATG GAAACCTCGAGGGCAAAAGGGTGATTGACATAGGGAGCGGACCTACGATATATGCCATAATAAGTGCTAGCAGATGCTTTGAAGAAATAGTGCTGTCCGACATCGCCGACGGGAATCGCAGAGAGATTGAGAAGTGGCTGAAGAACGAAAAGGGCTGTTTTAACTGGCGTCCCATCATACAGTTTGTCTGTGAGCTGGAAGGCAGAAG CAGGTCACCAGAAGAGGTGGAGCGGAGGCTGAGGAAGATAGTGAAGCAGGTTCTGAGATGTGACGTTCTGCTGGAGAACCCTTTCCACCCTCTGAAGGTGGAACCGGCGGACTGCGTGCTGTCTAGTCTGTGTCTGGAGGCGGCCTGCAAGGACCAGGGAACGTACCGCCGGGTCCTCAGGAGTATAGCAGCGCTCCTGAACCCCGGGGGCGTGCTGGTGCTCCTCGGTGTCCTCGATCAGTCGTACTACCGAGAGGGGAAGCAGACCTTCTCTACTCTGGCTCTCAGTCAGAGCGCGATCGAGGAGATGCTGACGGATCAGGGCTTCACCATCAAGCAGGTCGAAACCTTGCCTGCaacagaaaagcaaaaaaagtccTGTGATGGCAACGCATTTTTTTATCTGTTCGCTCAGAAAAAATAG